In Pengzhenrongella sicca, a single genomic region encodes these proteins:
- a CDS encoding glutamate ABC transporter substrate-binding protein, with protein MSARRGPVLVALAGLLLAGCSASAYEDTPLPSPTTAPTADAPSAPAAAAAQCADPLASYAPQGALPAAGAMPAGSTMETIAQRGRLIVGVSADTLLLGARNPISGQIEGFDIEMARLVAEAIFGDPSRIELRVLTAAQRIPALEDGSVDLVARAMTINCTRWEQIAFSAEYYRAGQKVLVPLGSTATSLADLAGQRVCAPAGSTSLDTLEDFPDVVPVSASTHSGCLVLFQEGEVDAITGDDTVLAGLAAQDPYAQVVGDAFTSEPYGLGMNQDDVDLVRFVNGVLAQAEADGRWTQAYDRWLADALGAAPVAPTPVYGRG; from the coding sequence ATGAGCGCGCGCCGTGGTCCCGTCCTGGTCGCGCTGGCCGGGCTGCTGCTCGCGGGCTGCTCGGCATCGGCCTACGAGGACACGCCCCTGCCGAGCCCGACGACGGCGCCCACCGCGGACGCGCCGAGCGCCCCGGCCGCCGCGGCGGCCCAGTGCGCCGACCCGCTCGCGTCGTACGCGCCGCAGGGCGCACTGCCCGCCGCCGGCGCGATGCCGGCCGGCTCGACCATGGAGACGATCGCGCAGCGCGGCCGGCTGATCGTCGGGGTCTCGGCCGACACGCTGCTGCTCGGCGCGCGCAACCCGATCAGCGGCCAGATCGAGGGCTTCGACATCGAGATGGCCCGGCTGGTCGCCGAGGCGATCTTCGGCGACCCCAGCCGGATCGAGCTGCGGGTCCTCACGGCCGCCCAGCGGATCCCCGCGCTCGAGGACGGCAGCGTCGACCTGGTCGCCCGCGCGATGACGATCAACTGCACGCGCTGGGAGCAGATCGCGTTCTCCGCCGAGTACTACCGGGCCGGGCAGAAGGTGCTGGTGCCGCTGGGCTCCACGGCGACGTCGCTCGCGGACCTCGCGGGCCAGCGTGTGTGCGCGCCCGCGGGCTCGACGAGCCTGGACACGCTCGAGGACTTCCCCGACGTCGTGCCGGTGAGCGCCAGCACGCACTCCGGCTGCCTCGTGCTGTTCCAGGAGGGCGAGGTCGACGCGATCACCGGCGACGACACGGTGCTCGCCGGCCTCGCCGCGCAGGACCCGTACGCGCAGGTCGTGGGCGACGCGTTCACGTCCGAGCCGTACGGGCTCGGCATGAACCAGGACGACGTCGACCTCGTCCGGTTCGTGAACGGCGTGCTCGCGCAGGCCGAGGCGGACGGGCGCTGGACCCAGGCCTACGACCGCTGGCTCGCCGACGCCCTCGGGGCCGCGCCCGTAGCCCCGACCCCCGTGTACGGGAGGGGCTGA